A genome region from Canis lupus dingo isolate Sandy chromosome 7, ASM325472v2, whole genome shotgun sequence includes the following:
- the CABYR gene encoding calcium-binding tyrosine phosphorylation-regulated protein isoform X2, with product MISSKPRLVVPYGLKTLLEGVSRAILKINPPNITQFAAVYFKELIVFREGNTSLDIKDLVKQFHQIKEKWSEGTTQEKKPECMEEQVETSVVSQEPTRMEKSTDTEEDNIAGPLLMNKTTQFPSVHAEVLLEPEETPEAACGGSPKPSTPKAVTPPSSPSPAPVSQEFAYVPADPAQFAAQMLGNVSSTHSDQSDVLMVDVATSMPVFSEEVLSSEAAEDAKVAIPTVYSAEVVALQVLSQTSVHVDLGPKPKDDEAEPTTASSFPLQDEQDPPAYDQAPEVPLQADIEVISFVHVSSIYNNEPVTEGVTYVEQIPEHIVIPFTDHVASLKENEPPDSPIPVARDTGMSEKTVGSVSLAQLEVESHYSSVHMEAEASVLFSDTSLKGQPAQFPDAGGSTKAVGSEKPLHLEVEFTALVPGNSGQEESQGSSAAQEMEGKLVLSGEAATAVLSAASVRAAGGSPTPVPEGLTEPELEPELEAALEQGLMKPAIAASEAGQPPPYSNMWTLYCLTDMNQQSRPSPPPAPGPFPQATLYLSNPKDPQFLQQPPKVTSPTYVMMDDSKKTSAPPFILVGSNVQEAQDWKPLPGHAVVSQSDALKRYAAIQVPIAVPADQKFQKHSPNPQNGSPPTSGQDVPSFLSVAFPVDVAKKGSGSGDKRTPFGSYGIAGEITVTTAHVRRAET from the exons AGAAGTGGTCAGAAGGAACGACACAAGAGAAGAAACCAGAATGTATGGAAGAACAGGTAGAAACATCTGTAGTTTCCCAAGAACCTACACGGATGGAGAAATCTACGGACACAGAGGAGGACAATATAGCTGGACCACTGTTAATGAACAAAACCACTCAGTTCCCATCAGTTCACGCAGAGGTGCTCCTGGAGCCCGAGGAGACCCCCGAAGCAGCCTGTGGTGGCAGCCCGAAACCATCTACCCCTAAGGCTGTGACCCCACCCTCCTCACCATCTCCAGCACCTGTCTCACAAGAGTTTGCTTATGTGCCAGCTGACCCAGCTCAGTTTGCTGCTCAGATGTTAGGTAATGTTTCATCTACTCATTCTGATCAGTCTGACGTTTTAATGGTGGATGTGGCAACAAGTATGCCTGTTTTTTCTGAGGAGGTGCTGAGTTCAGAGGCTGCCGAAGATGCCAAGGTGGCCATTCCCACTGTGTATTCCGCAGAGGTTGTAGCCCTGCAGGTTCTGAGCCAAACATCTGTCCATGTAGATTTGGGTCCTAAACCTAAAGACGATGAAGCTGAACCAACAAcggcttcctccttccccttgcaGGATGAACAAGACCCTCCTGCTTACGATCAAGCTCCCGAAGTCCCTTTGCAGGCTGATATTGAGGTCATATCATTTGTTCATGTTTCATCCATCTATAACAATGAGCCTGTGACTGAAGGAGTTACTTATGTCGAGCAAATACCAGAACACATAGTTATCCCTTTTACCGATCACGTTGCTTCCCTTAAAGAAAATGAGCCACCAGATAGTCCCATACCTGTAGCACGCGACACAGGCATGTCTGAAAAAACCGTAGGTTCTGTAAGTCTTGCACAGTTGGAGGTGGAATCACACTATTCCTCAGTACATATGGAGGCAGAAGCATCAGTTCTGTTCTCTGACACCTCTTTGAAAGGTCAGCCTGCACAATTCCCGGATGCAGGGGGCTCCACCAAAGCAGTCGGCTCTGAAAAACCACTGCATCTTGAAGTGGAGTTCACTGCCCTAGTTCCTGGCAACTCGGGGCAGGAGGAGTCCCAGGGAAGCTCTGCAGCCCAGGAGATGGAGGGCAAACTCGTGCTCTCTGGGGAAGCTGCTACAGCAGTGCTCTCGGCTGCATCTGTAAGGGCAGCTGGTGGTAGCCCCACTCCTGTTCCAGAAGGTCTTACTGAACCTGAGCTCGAACCAGAACTGGAAGCAGCACTTGAACAAGGTTTGATGAAGCCAG ccATAGCAGCAAGCGAAGCAGGACAACCACCACCATACTCTAACATGTGGACCCTTTATTGTCTAACTGATATGAATCAACAGAGTCGCCCATCACCGCCACCTGCACCTGGGCCTTTCCCCCAAGCAACCCTCTATTTATCTAATCCTAAGGATCCACAGTTTCTGCAGCAGCCACCGAAAGTTACTTCTCCAACTTACGTGATGATGGATGACAGCAAGAAGACCAGTGCCCCACCTTTTATTTTAGTAGGCTCGAATGTTCAGGAAGCCCAGGATTGGAAACCTCTTCCTGGACATGCTGTTGTTTCTCAGTCAGATGCCTTGAAGAGATACGCTGCAATACAAGTACCCATTGCTGTTCCTGCAGATCAGAAATTCCAGAAACATAGCCCAAACCCCCAGAATGGTAGTCCTCCTACAAGTGGACAAGATGTccccagttttctttctgttgcatTCCCAGTAGATGTAGCCAAAAAAGGTTCAGGATCTGGTGACAAACGTACTCCCTTTGGAAGTTACGGTATTGCTGGAGAAATAACCGTGACTACTGCCCATGTTCGCAGAGCAGAAACTTAA
- the CABYR gene encoding calcium-binding tyrosine phosphorylation-regulated protein isoform X3 — protein MEEQVETSVVSQEPTRMEKSTDTEEDNIAGPLLMNKTTQFPSVHAEVLLEPEETPEAACGGSPKPSTPKAVTPPSSPSPAPVSQEFAYVPADPAQFAAQMLGNVSSTHSDQSDVLMVDVATSMPVFSEEVLSSEAAEDAKVAIPTVYSAEVVALQVLSQTSVHVDLGPKPKDDEAEPTTASSFPLQDEQDPPAYDQAPEVPLQADIEVISFVHVSSIYNNEPVTEGVTYVEQIPEHIVIPFTDHVASLKENEPPDSPIPVARDTGMSEKTVGSVSLAQLEVESHYSSVHMEAEASVLFSDTSLKGQPAQFPDAGGSTKAVGSEKPLHLEVEFTALVPGNSGQEESQGSSAAQEMEGKLVLSGEAATAVLSAASVRAAGGSPTPVPEGLTEPELEPELEAALEQGLMKPAIAASEAGQPPPYSNMWTLYCLTDMNQQSRPSPPPAPGPFPQATLYLSNPKDPQFLQQPPKVTSPTYVMMDDSKKTSAPPFILVGSNVQEAQDWKPLPGHAVVSQSDALKRYAAIQVPIAVPADQKFQKHSPNPQNGSPPTSGQDVPSFLSVAFPVDVAKKGSGSGDKRTPFGSYGIAGEITVTTAHVRRAET, from the exons ATGGAAGAACAGGTAGAAACATCTGTAGTTTCCCAAGAACCTACACGGATGGAGAAATCTACGGACACAGAGGAGGACAATATAGCTGGACCACTGTTAATGAACAAAACCACTCAGTTCCCATCAGTTCACGCAGAGGTGCTCCTGGAGCCCGAGGAGACCCCCGAAGCAGCCTGTGGTGGCAGCCCGAAACCATCTACCCCTAAGGCTGTGACCCCACCCTCCTCACCATCTCCAGCACCTGTCTCACAAGAGTTTGCTTATGTGCCAGCTGACCCAGCTCAGTTTGCTGCTCAGATGTTAGGTAATGTTTCATCTACTCATTCTGATCAGTCTGACGTTTTAATGGTGGATGTGGCAACAAGTATGCCTGTTTTTTCTGAGGAGGTGCTGAGTTCAGAGGCTGCCGAAGATGCCAAGGTGGCCATTCCCACTGTGTATTCCGCAGAGGTTGTAGCCCTGCAGGTTCTGAGCCAAACATCTGTCCATGTAGATTTGGGTCCTAAACCTAAAGACGATGAAGCTGAACCAACAAcggcttcctccttccccttgcaGGATGAACAAGACCCTCCTGCTTACGATCAAGCTCCCGAAGTCCCTTTGCAGGCTGATATTGAGGTCATATCATTTGTTCATGTTTCATCCATCTATAACAATGAGCCTGTGACTGAAGGAGTTACTTATGTCGAGCAAATACCAGAACACATAGTTATCCCTTTTACCGATCACGTTGCTTCCCTTAAAGAAAATGAGCCACCAGATAGTCCCATACCTGTAGCACGCGACACAGGCATGTCTGAAAAAACCGTAGGTTCTGTAAGTCTTGCACAGTTGGAGGTGGAATCACACTATTCCTCAGTACATATGGAGGCAGAAGCATCAGTTCTGTTCTCTGACACCTCTTTGAAAGGTCAGCCTGCACAATTCCCGGATGCAGGGGGCTCCACCAAAGCAGTCGGCTCTGAAAAACCACTGCATCTTGAAGTGGAGTTCACTGCCCTAGTTCCTGGCAACTCGGGGCAGGAGGAGTCCCAGGGAAGCTCTGCAGCCCAGGAGATGGAGGGCAAACTCGTGCTCTCTGGGGAAGCTGCTACAGCAGTGCTCTCGGCTGCATCTGTAAGGGCAGCTGGTGGTAGCCCCACTCCTGTTCCAGAAGGTCTTACTGAACCTGAGCTCGAACCAGAACTGGAAGCAGCACTTGAACAAGGTTTGATGAAGCCAG ccATAGCAGCAAGCGAAGCAGGACAACCACCACCATACTCTAACATGTGGACCCTTTATTGTCTAACTGATATGAATCAACAGAGTCGCCCATCACCGCCACCTGCACCTGGGCCTTTCCCCCAAGCAACCCTCTATTTATCTAATCCTAAGGATCCACAGTTTCTGCAGCAGCCACCGAAAGTTACTTCTCCAACTTACGTGATGATGGATGACAGCAAGAAGACCAGTGCCCCACCTTTTATTTTAGTAGGCTCGAATGTTCAGGAAGCCCAGGATTGGAAACCTCTTCCTGGACATGCTGTTGTTTCTCAGTCAGATGCCTTGAAGAGATACGCTGCAATACAAGTACCCATTGCTGTTCCTGCAGATCAGAAATTCCAGAAACATAGCCCAAACCCCCAGAATGGTAGTCCTCCTACAAGTGGACAAGATGTccccagttttctttctgttgcatTCCCAGTAGATGTAGCCAAAAAAGGTTCAGGATCTGGTGACAAACGTACTCCCTTTGGAAGTTACGGTATTGCTGGAGAAATAACCGTGACTACTGCCCATGTTCGCAGAGCAGAAACTTAA
- the CABYR gene encoding calcium-binding tyrosine phosphorylation-regulated protein isoform X7, with protein sequence MEEQVETSVVSQEPTRMEKSTDTEEDNIAGPLLMNKTTQFPSVHAEVLLEPEETPEAACGGSPKPSTPKAVTPPSSPSPAPVSQEFAYVPADPAQFAAQMLAIAASEAGQPPPYSNMWTLYCLTDMNQQSRPSPPPAPGPFPQATLYLSNPKDPQFLQQPPKVTSPTYVMMDDSKKTSAPPFILVGSNVQEAQDWKPLPGHAVVSQSDALKRYAAIQVPIAVPADQKFQKHSPNPQNGSPPTSGQDVPSFLSVAFPVDVAKKGSGSGDKRTPFGSYGIAGEITVTTAHVRRAET encoded by the exons ATGGAAGAACAGGTAGAAACATCTGTAGTTTCCCAAGAACCTACACGGATGGAGAAATCTACGGACACAGAGGAGGACAATATAGCTGGACCACTGTTAATGAACAAAACCACTCAGTTCCCATCAGTTCACGCAGAGGTGCTCCTGGAGCCCGAGGAGACCCCCGAAGCAGCCTGTGGTGGCAGCCCGAAACCATCTACCCCTAAGGCTGTGACCCCACCCTCCTCACCATCTCCAGCACCTGTCTCACAAGAGTTTGCTTATGTGCCAGCTGACCCAGCTCAGTTTGCTGCTCAGATGTTAG ccATAGCAGCAAGCGAAGCAGGACAACCACCACCATACTCTAACATGTGGACCCTTTATTGTCTAACTGATATGAATCAACAGAGTCGCCCATCACCGCCACCTGCACCTGGGCCTTTCCCCCAAGCAACCCTCTATTTATCTAATCCTAAGGATCCACAGTTTCTGCAGCAGCCACCGAAAGTTACTTCTCCAACTTACGTGATGATGGATGACAGCAAGAAGACCAGTGCCCCACCTTTTATTTTAGTAGGCTCGAATGTTCAGGAAGCCCAGGATTGGAAACCTCTTCCTGGACATGCTGTTGTTTCTCAGTCAGATGCCTTGAAGAGATACGCTGCAATACAAGTACCCATTGCTGTTCCTGCAGATCAGAAATTCCAGAAACATAGCCCAAACCCCCAGAATGGTAGTCCTCCTACAAGTGGACAAGATGTccccagttttctttctgttgcatTCCCAGTAGATGTAGCCAAAAAAGGTTCAGGATCTGGTGACAAACGTACTCCCTTTGGAAGTTACGGTATTGCTGGAGAAATAACCGTGACTACTGCCCATGTTCGCAGAGCAGAAACTTAA
- the CABYR gene encoding calcium-binding tyrosine phosphorylation-regulated protein isoform X1 produces MISSKPRLVVPYGLKTLLEGVSRAILKINPPNITQFAAVYFKELIVFREGNTSLDIKDLVKQFHQIKVEKWSEGTTQEKKPECMEEQVETSVVSQEPTRMEKSTDTEEDNIAGPLLMNKTTQFPSVHAEVLLEPEETPEAACGGSPKPSTPKAVTPPSSPSPAPVSQEFAYVPADPAQFAAQMLGNVSSTHSDQSDVLMVDVATSMPVFSEEVLSSEAAEDAKVAIPTVYSAEVVALQVLSQTSVHVDLGPKPKDDEAEPTTASSFPLQDEQDPPAYDQAPEVPLQADIEVISFVHVSSIYNNEPVTEGVTYVEQIPEHIVIPFTDHVASLKENEPPDSPIPVARDTGMSEKTVGSVSLAQLEVESHYSSVHMEAEASVLFSDTSLKGQPAQFPDAGGSTKAVGSEKPLHLEVEFTALVPGNSGQEESQGSSAAQEMEGKLVLSGEAATAVLSAASVRAAGGSPTPVPEGLTEPELEPELEAALEQGLMKPAIAASEAGQPPPYSNMWTLYCLTDMNQQSRPSPPPAPGPFPQATLYLSNPKDPQFLQQPPKVTSPTYVMMDDSKKTSAPPFILVGSNVQEAQDWKPLPGHAVVSQSDALKRYAAIQVPIAVPADQKFQKHSPNPQNGSPPTSGQDVPSFLSVAFPVDVAKKGSGSGDKRTPFGSYGIAGEITVTTAHVRRAET; encoded by the exons TAGAGAAGTGGTCAGAAGGAACGACACAAGAGAAGAAACCAGAATGTATGGAAGAACAGGTAGAAACATCTGTAGTTTCCCAAGAACCTACACGGATGGAGAAATCTACGGACACAGAGGAGGACAATATAGCTGGACCACTGTTAATGAACAAAACCACTCAGTTCCCATCAGTTCACGCAGAGGTGCTCCTGGAGCCCGAGGAGACCCCCGAAGCAGCCTGTGGTGGCAGCCCGAAACCATCTACCCCTAAGGCTGTGACCCCACCCTCCTCACCATCTCCAGCACCTGTCTCACAAGAGTTTGCTTATGTGCCAGCTGACCCAGCTCAGTTTGCTGCTCAGATGTTAGGTAATGTTTCATCTACTCATTCTGATCAGTCTGACGTTTTAATGGTGGATGTGGCAACAAGTATGCCTGTTTTTTCTGAGGAGGTGCTGAGTTCAGAGGCTGCCGAAGATGCCAAGGTGGCCATTCCCACTGTGTATTCCGCAGAGGTTGTAGCCCTGCAGGTTCTGAGCCAAACATCTGTCCATGTAGATTTGGGTCCTAAACCTAAAGACGATGAAGCTGAACCAACAAcggcttcctccttccccttgcaGGATGAACAAGACCCTCCTGCTTACGATCAAGCTCCCGAAGTCCCTTTGCAGGCTGATATTGAGGTCATATCATTTGTTCATGTTTCATCCATCTATAACAATGAGCCTGTGACTGAAGGAGTTACTTATGTCGAGCAAATACCAGAACACATAGTTATCCCTTTTACCGATCACGTTGCTTCCCTTAAAGAAAATGAGCCACCAGATAGTCCCATACCTGTAGCACGCGACACAGGCATGTCTGAAAAAACCGTAGGTTCTGTAAGTCTTGCACAGTTGGAGGTGGAATCACACTATTCCTCAGTACATATGGAGGCAGAAGCATCAGTTCTGTTCTCTGACACCTCTTTGAAAGGTCAGCCTGCACAATTCCCGGATGCAGGGGGCTCCACCAAAGCAGTCGGCTCTGAAAAACCACTGCATCTTGAAGTGGAGTTCACTGCCCTAGTTCCTGGCAACTCGGGGCAGGAGGAGTCCCAGGGAAGCTCTGCAGCCCAGGAGATGGAGGGCAAACTCGTGCTCTCTGGGGAAGCTGCTACAGCAGTGCTCTCGGCTGCATCTGTAAGGGCAGCTGGTGGTAGCCCCACTCCTGTTCCAGAAGGTCTTACTGAACCTGAGCTCGAACCAGAACTGGAAGCAGCACTTGAACAAGGTTTGATGAAGCCAG ccATAGCAGCAAGCGAAGCAGGACAACCACCACCATACTCTAACATGTGGACCCTTTATTGTCTAACTGATATGAATCAACAGAGTCGCCCATCACCGCCACCTGCACCTGGGCCTTTCCCCCAAGCAACCCTCTATTTATCTAATCCTAAGGATCCACAGTTTCTGCAGCAGCCACCGAAAGTTACTTCTCCAACTTACGTGATGATGGATGACAGCAAGAAGACCAGTGCCCCACCTTTTATTTTAGTAGGCTCGAATGTTCAGGAAGCCCAGGATTGGAAACCTCTTCCTGGACATGCTGTTGTTTCTCAGTCAGATGCCTTGAAGAGATACGCTGCAATACAAGTACCCATTGCTGTTCCTGCAGATCAGAAATTCCAGAAACATAGCCCAAACCCCCAGAATGGTAGTCCTCCTACAAGTGGACAAGATGTccccagttttctttctgttgcatTCCCAGTAGATGTAGCCAAAAAAGGTTCAGGATCTGGTGACAAACGTACTCCCTTTGGAAGTTACGGTATTGCTGGAGAAATAACCGTGACTACTGCCCATGTTCGCAGAGCAGAAACTTAA